The DNA region CTTGCTAATCGCCGGTTTAATGACAGCGGGAGCTACCGTATCAACTAAACTTTGAAACTCAATTGGTGGCGGCAAATCATAGGCTTCGATGTAACGAATAGCAAGCAGAGGTCGCAATACATAGAAATATTTCTTTAGTCGCGCTTGGCCTCTGAATAAATAATCTTTAGCATTACCTCTCGCCATATGACTGTAGTGATAGCAGAGAGCCCGCCGATTAGCCGCACGATTTTCTAGATTCCGTAACCTTGCCGCAAAGACACTAGATTCAAGATATCTAATTGGACTTTTCAACCACTCTAACAATGCACCGTTTGTACGCGAAAACAAATACATTGCTTTGCGTATGTCCCAACCATTGCAATCAATCTCATCCACAATGGGATATTCAATAACATCT from [Leptolyngbya] sp. PCC 7376 includes:
- a CDS encoding nucleotidyltransferase domain-containing protein, which codes for MEHVIKPEIKQEILRRLRAAEFEHNVKILYACESGSRAWGFASLDSDYDVRFIYAHLVDWYLSFDVERKRDVIEYPIVDEIDCNGWDIRKAMYLFSRTNGALLEWLKSPIRYLESSVFAARLRNLENRAANRRALCYHYSHMARGNAKDYLFRGQARLKKYFYVLRPLLAIRYIEAYDLPPPIEFQSLVDTVAPAVIKPAISKLLALKKQSSELGYGPPIKEINGFIAAEITRHGSHFTGPGRPDMHEREEMRIALNDLFREVLSN